The DNA window CCACAAACTCGTGATTTATCGCGCGATGGGTGACCGGGACGCCCGCCAGCGCGGGCACGCCTATGGCACTTGTCACACCCGGCACCACCGTCACCGGGATCCCGGCGTCGGCGCACGCGAGCACCTCCTCGTAGCCGCGCGCGAACACGAAGGGGTCCCCGCCCTTGAGGCGGACCACGAATTTGCCGGCCCGCGCCCGTTCGACCATCACGTCGTTGATCGCGTCCTGGGCCATGGCCCGCCCGTAGGGGATCTTGGCGGCGTCGATGACCTCCACGTGCGGCGACAACTCGGCGAGCAGTTCCGGCGGCGCCAGCCGGTCGGCGACCACCACGTCGGCCTGGGCGAGCAGCCGGCGGCCGCGCACCGTGATCAGTTCGGGGTCCCCCGGGCCGCCGCCGACCAGCGCCACGCCGCCGCGCACGACATCGGAGCTCTCGGCCGTGATGACGCCCTGCTGCAACGCCTCGCGAAGCGCCGATCGGATCGCCGCGGACCGGCGGTGCTCCCCGCCGGCGAGGACGCCGACGGACAGTCCCGCGTAGCTGAAGGACGCCGGCGTGACCGCGGTCCCCTCGACCGCGACATCGGCGCGGACGCAGAAGGTCTGACGGCGCTCGGCCTCGGCGACGACGGCGGCGTTGACCTCCGGGTCGTCGGTGGCCGCGATCGCGTACCACGCGCCGTCGAGATCCCCGTCGCGGTAATCGCGCAGGGACAACGTGATACCACTCATCGACTCGACGGCGGGGGTGGCGGCGCGGGAGACGACGTGCACGTCCGCCCCGCTGGCGATGAGCAGGGGCAACCGGCGCTGCGCGACAGACCCGCCGCCGACCACGACGACCTTCTTGCCGGTCAGCCGCAATCCGACCAGGTAAGGGTTCTCGGTCTCGGTCACCCGGCAAGCCTAGTGGCGACCGCCGACGCGGCGAAGCCGGGCGCGGCGGGCGGCGTGGGTGACGAAGCGCACCATCGCGTCCGGCGCTGCGGCCGGATGGGTGTGCAGGTAGGACGCGTGGACGCCGGCGTGCACGGCGCCGTCCCGCAAGCTGTCCCCGCCGTCGCCGCCGTATGCCCACGCCGGCGGGTAGTCGCGGTCGTAGGTGACCGCGGTGCGGTGGAATTCGTGCCCGACCAGCTGCCGGCCCGCACGGTAGAGGGGCGAATCGGCCGCCGCGACGGCGTCGCGGTACGCCAGGGTGAGGCGCGGCGTGAACCGGGCCGACCCGCCCAGCACCCCGCACATGGGGTGCCCGTCGAGCTCGGAGGTCAGATAGATCAGCCCGGCGCATTCCGCGTGCACCGGCGCGCCGGCGCCGGCCAGCTCGCGGATCTGGCGGCGCACGAGGTCGTTGGCGGACAGTTCGGCGGTGAACTGTTCGGGAAAGCCGCCGGGCAGCACCACCGCGCCGGTGCCTTCGGGCAGCGGGTCGACGAGCGGGTCGAACTCCGCGACCTCGGCGCCGGCGGCGCGCAGCAGTTCGGCGTGCTCGGTGTAGCTGAAGCTGAACGCCTTGCCCGCCGCCATCGCGACGGTGGCGGCCCCGGCGGGCTCGACGCCCGTCTCCGCCACCGCCGTCGCGGGATTCCACACCGGGCCCTCGGGGCGGCTGCGGGCGGCCGCCACGACGGCCGCCAAATCGACGTGGCGGGCGACCAGGCCGGTCATCGCCTCGACCGCGGCCTGCGCGCGCCGGCCGTGCTCGACGGCGGTGACCAAACCCAGATACCTCGTCGGCACCTCCAGTTCGGCGGTGCGCGGAATCGCCCCGAACACCGGCACGCCGGCCTGCGCGCAGCCCTGGCGCAGCACCTGCTCGTGCCGGGGCGACCCGACGCGGTTGAGGATCACCCCGGCGACCCGGGTCGCGGTGTCGAACGTCGCGAACCCATGCAGCAGGGCCGCGATGCTGTGGCTCTGGCCGCGCGCGTCGACCACCAGGACCACCGGGGCGCCCAACAGCCCGGCGACGTGGGCGGTGGATCCGGCCGCCGGCGTCGTCGCGCCGGACCCGATCCGCCCGTCGAACAGGCCCATCACGCCCTCGACCACGGCGACGTCCGCCCCGGCGGCGCCGTGGGCGTACAGGGGCCCGATCAGCCGCTCCCCGACCAGCACCGGATCCAGGTTGCGGCCGGGCCGGCCGGCGGCCAGGCCGTGATAGCCGGGGTCGATGAAGTCCGGGCCGATTTTGAACGGGGCGACGCGATGCCCGTTTCGCCGCAGGGCGCCCATCAAACCCGTCGCCACGGTCGTCTTTCCGCTGCCCGATGCGGGCGCGGCGATGACGACGGCCGGGACCGGGGTCACGGATCGGCCCGCGAGCGTGCGCAGAATGCCGCGCTGCGCGGCGTGTCGGCGTGCAGACGCGCACGCTCGCGGGGAAAGGGGCGCGGGCTCACCACTCGATGCCCTTCTGGCCCTTGCGCCCCGCGTCCATCGGGTGCTTGACCTTGGCCATCTCGGTGACCAGGTCGGCGGCCTCGACCAGCCGCGGCGGGGCGTCGCGCCCGGTGATCACCACGTGCTGACAACCGGGCCGGCCCCGCAGCGCCTCGACCACGCCGTCGACGTCGATCCAGCCCCACTTGAGCGGGTAGGTGAACTCGTCGAGCACGTAGAAGTCGTGCCGCCCGGCGGCCAGCCGCCGGGCGATCTCGGCCCATCCGTCGGCCGCCGCGGCGGCGTGGTCGACCTCGCTGCCCCGCTTGCGCGTCCAGGACCAGCCCGCTCCCATCTTGTGCCACTCGACGGCGCCGCCCATCCCGTGGGTCTCGTGCAGCTCGCCGAGCCGCGCAAAGGCCTCCTCCTCGCCCACTTTCCACTTGGCGCTCTTGACGAACTGGAAGACGGCGACGTCCAGCCCGGCGTTCCACGCCCGCAGCGCCATCCCGAACGCCGCGGTGGACTTTCCCTTGCCCGCGCCGGTGTGCACCGCCAGCACGGGGGTGTTGCGGCGGGCCCGCGTGGTCAGGCCGTCGTCGGGGACTTGCAGGGGCGTTCCCTGGGGCATGTGGCGCGTACCTTCCGGCGGTTCAGGCGGCGCCGCGCACGGCCCGCGTCAAATGGTCGGCGTGCAACTGCTCGAGCCGCACGGCCGGCGCGCCGAGTTGGCGGGCCAGCTGCCCGGCCAAACCCAGCCGCACATACGACGTCTCGCAGTCCACGACCACCGCGGCCGCACCCTCGGCGGCCAGCCGGGTCGCCGCGATGCGGGTGCGGCCCAACGGGTCCGGCCCACCCGTGGCCCGCCCATCGGTGAGCACCACGACCAGCGCGCGCCGGGTTCGGTCGCGCACGCGCTCCCGGACGATCAGCTCGCGCGCGGCCAGCAGGCCCTCGGCCAGCGGGGTCTTGCCGCCGGTGTCGAACCGGGCCAGCCGCCGTCCGGCGATGTGCGCCGACGACGTCGGCGGGAGCACCAGCCTGGCCTCCCGCTGGCGGAACGTGATGACCGCGACCTTGTCGCGGCGCTGGTAGGCGTCGCGCAGCAGGGACAGCGCGGCGCCGCCGACGGCGGCCATGCGGTCCCGTGCGGCCATCGAACCGGACGCGTCGACGACAAAGACCACCAGATTGCCCTCGCGCCCTTCGCGGATGGCCAGGCGGACGTCGTCGGGCCGTGGGCGCAGCGGTCCCCCGCCGCCGTGCCCGGCGGCCGACAGCAGCGTGGCGAACAGGTGCAGACCGCGCGCCCCGGAGCCGGTGTCGCCGGCCTCGGTCGCCCCGATCACGCCGCCGGTGGCGTTGCGGGCGCGCGATCGCCGCCCGGGCGCACCGGCGCCGACGCCCGGAATCCGTAGCGCGCGGGTCCTGAAGGTCTGCGACGGCGGCGCGCTGGGCCGCGGCGGCTGCGGACGCGACGGCTGCGATCGCGAATCCTGTTGTGGCGCAGCATTCTCGGGAGTGTTGCAGGCACCTCCGCCGGGCGGGTCGGGGTCCGGCTCGGGATCGCCGCCACCGGCCTGCGCCAGCGCTGCGTCGAGTTGCTCGCGCTCGATGCCCGGGTCGTCGAACGGGTCGCGGCGGCGCCGGTGCGGCAACGCCAACTCGGCCGCGACCCGGATGTCCTGTTCCTCGACGGTGGCCGCGCCGCGCCAGGCGGCGTGGGCGACCGCGGTGCGGGCCAGCACGAGGTCGGCCCGCATGCCGTCGACGTCGAACGCGGCACACAGCGCCGCGATGCGCCGTAACTCGTTGTCCGGCAACACCACGTCGCCGACCAGGGAGCGCGCGGCCGCGATCCGCCGGGCCAGTTCGGCGTCGGCGTCGGCGTAGCGCTCGGCGAAGGCGTCGGGATCGGCCTCGTAGGCCATCCGCTGCCGGATCACCTGCACGCGGACGTCGACATCGCGGGAGGCGTGCACGTCGACGGTCAGACCGAACCGGTCCAGCAGTTGCGGACGCAGCTCGCCCTCCTCGGGGTTCATCGTGCCGATCAGCACGAACCGCGCCTCGTGCGAATGGGAGATGCCGTCGCGTTCGACGTGCACCCGGCCCATCGCCGCGGCGTCGAGCAGCACGTCGACCAGGTGATCGTGCAGCAGGTTGACCTCGTCGACGTAGAGGACGCCACCGTGGGCGCGCGCCAGCAGGCCCGGCGAGAAGGCGTGCTCACCCTCACGCAGCACCCGCTGCAGGTCCAGCGAACCGATCACCCGGTCTTCGGTTGCGCCCAGCGGCATCTCGACCAGGCCGGCACCGCCGGTCGCGGCGGACAGCAGCACGGCAAGGCCGCGCACGGCGGTCGACTTGGCCGTCCCCTTTTCGCCCCGGATGAGCGCCCCGCCGATGTCCGGGCGCACGGCGCACAGCAGCAGGGCGAGCCGCAACTGGTCGTGCCCGACGATCGCGCTGAAGGGATAGGGCTTCACGGCAGCTCGGCCAGACCGGAACCGGGCCGCAGCATCGGCACATGCGGCACCCCGTCGTCGACGAAATCCTCACCGTCGCGGACGAACCCGTGCTGTGCATACATGTCGGCCAGATACGTCTGCGCGTTGATCCGGCACGGGTAGTCGCCGACCTCGGCCAGCGCGGCGCGCAGCAGCCGGGTGGTGTGGCCCTGACCCCGCACACTGCGTTTGGTGCACAGCCGGCCGATGCGGAACGCCTTGGTGCCCCCGGCGTGCTCCTCCATCAGCCGCAGGGTGCAGATGACTTCGCCGTCGGGCGATTCCAGCCAGAAGTGCCGGGTTTCGGCGAGCAGGTCGCGACCGTCCAACTCCGGGTAGGGGCAGGCCTGTTCGACGACGAACACCTCGACCCTCAGCTTGAGCAGCTCGTAGAGGGTTTGGGTGTCGAGGTCCTGCGACCAGGCGCGACGCAGCGGCTCACTCATCAGCGCCACTCCTCCTCATCGCTTCGCTCTGCATCGTCGCCGGCGCGACTCATCAGCGCCACTCCTCCTCATCGCTTCGCTCTGCATCGTCGCCGGCGCGACTCATCAGCGCCACTCCTCCTCATCGCTTCGCTCTGCATCGTCGCCGGCGCGACTCATCAGCGCCACTCCTCCTCATCGCTTCGCTCTGCATCGTCGCCGGCGCGACTCATCAGCGCCACTCCTCCTCATCGCTTCGCTCTGCATCGTCGCCGGCGCGACTCATCAGCGCCACTCCTCCTCATCGCTTCGCTCTGCATCGTCGCCGGCGCGACCCATCCTCATGCAACCTCCAGCCGTAAGGCCTTGCTGCCCCACGACCACACCTCGTCGAACAGCGCCGGCTCGTCGGAAAGCTTCACGCCCAGGGACGGAACCATCTCCTTGAGGGTGGGAAGCCAGGTTTGGTACCGGTCGGCAAAGCACCGCCGCAGCACGTCGAGCGCGATCGGCACGGCGGTCGACGCCCCCGGCGAGCCCCCGAGCAGCCCGGCGATCGTGCCGTCCGCGTCGCTCAGCAGGGTCGTGCCGAAGTCCAGGGCCCCACCCCTGCGCCGGTCCCGCCGGATCACCTGCACCCGCTGACCGGCCACGGTCAGCTCCCAGTCCGAATCCTTTGCGCCGGGCACGAATTCCCGCAACATGCGCACCCGGCCGGGGGCGGTCAGTCGCAGCTGGCCGATCAGGTAGTTCAGCAGGGCCAGCTCGGTGACACCGACGCCGAGCATCGACAGCAGGTTGTCCGGCTTCACCGAGCGGGGAAGATCGCTGAAATGCCCGTGCTTCAAGAACTTCGGCGACCAGCCGGCGTACGGGCCGAACACCAGCCATGCCCTGCCGTTGACCAGCCGCAGGTCCAGGTGCAGCGCGCCCAGCGGCGGGGCGCCCGGCGCCGGGACACCGTACACCTTGGCCCGGTGCGCGGCGGTGAGCGCCGGCCTGGCGGCGCGCAGGAAGCGACCCCCGATCGGGAACCCGGCGAACCCCCTGACCTCCCTGATGCCCGATCTCTGCAGCAGCGGCAGCGCATCGCCGCCGGCGCCGACGAAGACGAATTTCGCGTTGAGCCTGCGCCTTTGACCGGTCCGGCGATTGCCGACGAGCAGCGTCCAGCTGCCGTCGCCCTGGCGCGCGAGGCCGCGCACCTCGTGACCGAACAGCGCGGTGGTCCCGTGGCGCACGCAGAAGCCGACGAGCTGGCGGGACAACTCACCGAAGTCGACGTCGGTGCCGTGGGGCGCCCAGTTCAGCGCGAAAGGCTCGGAGAAGTCCCGCCCGGCGGCCATCAGGGGCAGCCGGCGCGCGAACTCGTCGGGGTCCTCGATCAGTTCGGTGCCGGCGAACAGGGGGTTTCCGGCCAGCGCCCGCCGCCGCCGCCGCAGGTAGTCGACGCGCTGCGCGCCGCGGACGAAGCTCGCGTGCGGAATCGGGTTGAGGAAGCCGCGATCGGGCACTATCCCCTTCGTGACGGCGTAGGCCCAGAATTGGCGGGTCACCTGGAATTGCTCGTTGACGTGCACCGCCTTGCCGATGTCGATCGACCCGTCCGGGCGCTGGGGGGTGTAGTTGAGCTCGCACAGCGCCGAATGCCCGGTGCCGGCGTTGTTCCAGGGATTGCTGCTCTCGCCGGCGACGGCGTCCAGCCGCTCGATCAGGGTGATCGACCAGTCCGGTTCCAGCCGGCGCAGCAACGCGCCCAGCGTGGCGCTCATGATGCCCGCGCCCACCAGCGCGACGTCAGTCCGCGCGGCTCTGGGTTGCCTCGACACCGGATCGTCGGTTCCTTCCCTTGGGAGTGCCGATTCTCAGGCTATCGACCGGTAGCGGCGCAAAGACGTGCGCCTCCCTGCGGCCACCGGCCGTGACCGCACCTTAAGCTGGCCGGGTGACTGGCTGGATGCCCGACGTCCTGCCCGGCTACTGGCAGCGCACCCTGCCGCTGGGTCCCGATCCCGACGGCGAAGGCGAGATCGTCGCCACGCTGGTCCGGCGTGGCGGGCCACCGGACGGGGACGTCGGCCACGCGGTCCTGGCGGTGCACGGCTACACCGACTACTTCTTCCACACCGCGCTGGCGGATCACTTCGCCGCCCGCGGTTTCGCCTTCTATGCGCTGGACCTGCGCAAGTGCGGCCGATCGCGGCGCGACGGCCAGACGCCGCACTTCGTCACCGACCTGGACCGCTACGACCTCGAACTCGGCCACGCCCTGGCCGCGATCCGGGAGCGGGCCCAGCCCGGGAAGGTGCTGGTGTACGCCCACTCCGCCGGCGGGCTGATCGCGTCGCTGTGGCTGGACCGGCTGCGGCGGCGCGACGCGGCGGCGCACGCCGGCATCGGCGGCCTGGTGCTCAACAGCCCGTTTCTGGACCTGCACGGCCCGGCCGTCCTGCGCCACCCGGTGTCCTCGGCGGTGATCGCGGGGCTGTCGCGGGTGCGGTCCAAGGGGGTGGCCCGGCCGCCCGCCCAGGGCGGTTACGGCACCACCCTGCACCGCGACTACCACGGCGAATTCGACTACGACCTGACGTGGAAACCCGTGGGCGGCTTCCCGATCACGTTCGGCTGGCTGCACGCCGTGCGGCGCGGCCAGGCGCGGCTGCACCGCGGGCTCGACGTCGGCGTGCCCAACCTGATCCTGCGGTCGGATTACAGCGTGGCCGAATGCAACGACCCGGCGGCGATGCATTGCGGGGACGCGGTGCTCGACGTCACCCAGATCGCCCGGTGGGCCGGCTGCATCGGGAACCACACCACCGTCGTACCGGTCGCCGACGCCAAACACGACGTGTTCCTGTCCCTGGAGCAACCGCGCCGGGAGGCCTACCGCCGGCTCGACCGCTGGCTGGACGACCACCTGCGCGCCGAAAACATCGACGCCGCGGCGTCGCAGGAAGGCAGGTGAGCGGCCCCGATGGAGAACTACGACCTCGCGATCATCGGAACCGGTTCGGGCAACAGCATTCTCGACGATCGCTACGCGGGTAAGCGGGTGGCGATCTGCGAGCAGGGCACCTTCGGTGGCACCTGCCTCAACGTCGGGTGCATCCCGACGAAGATGTACGTCTACGCCGCCGACGTCGCCCAGACGATCCGCGGCGCGGCGCGCTACGGCGTCGACGCGCACCTGGACGGGGTGCGCTGGGCGGACGTCGTCTCCCGCATCTTCGGCCGCATCGATCCCATCGCGGTCGGCGGCGAGCAGTACCGGCGCAGCGCAGCCAACATCGACGTGTACCGCGAGCACACCCGGTTCGGGCCCGCGCAATCCGACGGCCGGTACCTGCTGCGCGCCGGGACCGACGAGTTCGCCGCCGACCAGGTGGTGATCGCGGCGGGGTCGCGGCCGGTGGTTCCGCCGGCGATCTCGGCGTCCGGCCTCGACTACCACACCA is part of the Mycobacterium sp. HUMS_12744610 genome and encodes:
- the cobA gene encoding uroporphyrinogen-III C-methyltransferase — translated: MTETENPYLVGLRLTGKKVVVVGGGSVAQRRLPLLIASGADVHVVSRAATPAVESMSGITLSLRDYRDGDLDGAWYAIAATDDPEVNAAVVAEAERRQTFCVRADVAVEGTAVTPASFSYAGLSVGVLAGGEHRRSAAIRSALREALQQGVITAESSDVVRGGVALVGGGPGDPELITVRGRRLLAQADVVVADRLAPPELLAELSPHVEVIDAAKIPYGRAMAQDAINDVMVERARAGKFVVRLKGGDPFVFARGYEEVLACADAGIPVTVVPGVTSAIGVPALAGVPVTHRAINHEFVVVSGHLPPGHPESLVNWNALAALTGTIVLLMAVERIELFVDALLKGGRPADTPVLVVQHGTTAAQQTLRASLADTPEKIRAEGVRPPAIVVIGAVAAFGALNDS
- a CDS encoding cobyrinate a,c-diamide synthase; protein product: MTPVPAVVIAAPASGSGKTTVATGLMGALRRNGHRVAPFKIGPDFIDPGYHGLAAGRPGRNLDPVLVGERLIGPLYAHGAAGADVAVVEGVMGLFDGRIGSGATTPAAGSTAHVAGLLGAPVVLVVDARGQSHSIAALLHGFATFDTATRVAGVILNRVGSPRHEQVLRQGCAQAGVPVFGAIPRTAELEVPTRYLGLVTAVEHGRRAQAAVEAMTGLVARHVDLAAVVAAARSRPEGPVWNPATAVAETGVEPAGAATVAMAAGKAFSFSYTEHAELLRAAGAEVAEFDPLVDPLPEGTGAVVLPGGFPEQFTAELSANDLVRRQIRELAGAGAPVHAECAGLIYLTSELDGHPMCGVLGGSARFTPRLTLAYRDAVAAADSPLYRAGRQLVGHEFHRTAVTYDRDYPPAWAYGGDGGDSLRDGAVHAGVHASYLHTHPAAAPDAMVRFVTHAARRARLRRVGGRH
- the cobO gene encoding cob(I)yrinic acid a,c-diamide adenosyltransferase: MPQGTPLQVPDDGLTTRARRNTPVLAVHTGAGKGKSTAAFGMALRAWNAGLDVAVFQFVKSAKWKVGEEEAFARLGELHETHGMGGAVEWHKMGAGWSWTRKRGSEVDHAAAAADGWAEIARRLAAGRHDFYVLDEFTYPLKWGWIDVDGVVEALRGRPGCQHVVITGRDAPPRLVEAADLVTEMAKVKHPMDAGRKGQKGIEW
- a CDS encoding magnesium chelatase subunit D family protein; translated protein: MKPYPFSAIVGHDQLRLALLLCAVRPDIGGALIRGEKGTAKSTAVRGLAVLLSAATGGAGLVEMPLGATEDRVIGSLDLQRVLREGEHAFSPGLLARAHGGVLYVDEVNLLHDHLVDVLLDAAAMGRVHVERDGISHSHEARFVLIGTMNPEEGELRPQLLDRFGLTVDVHASRDVDVRVQVIRQRMAYEADPDAFAERYADADAELARRIAAARSLVGDVVLPDNELRRIAALCAAFDVDGMRADLVLARTAVAHAAWRGAATVEEQDIRVAAELALPHRRRRDPFDDPGIEREQLDAALAQAGGGDPEPDPDPPGGGACNTPENAAPQQDSRSQPSRPQPPRPSAPPSQTFRTRALRIPGVGAGAPGRRSRARNATGGVIGATEAGDTGSGARGLHLFATLLSAAGHGGGGPLRPRPDDVRLAIREGREGNLVVFVVDASGSMAARDRMAAVGGAALSLLRDAYQRRDKVAVITFRQREARLVLPPTSSAHIAGRRLARFDTGGKTPLAEGLLAARELIVRERVRDRTRRALVVVLTDGRATGGPDPLGRTRIAATRLAAEGAAAVVVDCETSYVRLGLAGQLARQLGAPAVRLEQLHADHLTRAVRGAA
- a CDS encoding GNAT family N-acetyltransferase, with product MSEPLRRAWSQDLDTQTLYELLKLRVEVFVVEQACPYPELDGRDLLAETRHFWLESPDGEVICTLRLMEEHAGGTKAFRIGRLCTKRSVRGQGHTTRLLRAALAEVGDYPCRINAQTYLADMYAQHGFVRDGEDFVDDGVPHVPMLRPGSGLAELP
- the mqo gene encoding malate dehydrogenase (quinone), with amino-acid sequence MSRQPRAARTDVALVGAGIMSATLGALLRRLEPDWSITLIERLDAVAGESSNPWNNAGTGHSALCELNYTPQRPDGSIDIGKAVHVNEQFQVTRQFWAYAVTKGIVPDRGFLNPIPHASFVRGAQRVDYLRRRRRALAGNPLFAGTELIEDPDEFARRLPLMAAGRDFSEPFALNWAPHGTDVDFGELSRQLVGFCVRHGTTALFGHEVRGLARQGDGSWTLLVGNRRTGQRRRLNAKFVFVGAGGDALPLLQRSGIREVRGFAGFPIGGRFLRAARPALTAAHRAKVYGVPAPGAPPLGALHLDLRLVNGRAWLVFGPYAGWSPKFLKHGHFSDLPRSVKPDNLLSMLGVGVTELALLNYLIGQLRLTAPGRVRMLREFVPGAKDSDWELTVAGQRVQVIRRDRRRGGALDFGTTLLSDADGTIAGLLGGSPGASTAVPIALDVLRRCFADRYQTWLPTLKEMVPSLGVKLSDEPALFDEVWSWGSKALRLEVA
- a CDS encoding alpha/beta hydrolase, whose product is MPDVLPGYWQRTLPLGPDPDGEGEIVATLVRRGGPPDGDVGHAVLAVHGYTDYFFHTALADHFAARGFAFYALDLRKCGRSRRDGQTPHFVTDLDRYDLELGHALAAIRERAQPGKVLVYAHSAGGLIASLWLDRLRRRDAAAHAGIGGLVLNSPFLDLHGPAVLRHPVSSAVIAGLSRVRSKGVARPPAQGGYGTTLHRDYHGEFDYDLTWKPVGGFPITFGWLHAVRRGQARLHRGLDVGVPNLILRSDYSVAECNDPAAMHCGDAVLDVTQIARWAGCIGNHTTVVPVADAKHDVFLSLEQPRREAYRRLDRWLDDHLRAENIDAAASQEGR